The following proteins are encoded in a genomic region of Streptococcus constellatus subsp. constellatus:
- a CDS encoding aminoacyltransferase, with product MYTYKIGISAQEHDDFVKQSSQTNLLQSASWAKVKDNWDNERIGFYKNNQLVASASILIKPLPLSMTMLYIPRGPIMDYQDQELLHFVLTSLKKFAKTKKALFIKFDPSLFLVQNQSGEERQDNPKTLDLINNLQKAGAIWLGRTELLDETIQPRFQANIYKDNFSEELLSKSTRQAIRTARNKGIQVQFGGSELLDDFSALMKKTENRKSIHLRGQDYYQKLLDTYPEQSYITLASINLNERLENLQVQKSKAEKEASKFTEKTKPGKIENNKQEQKRLQEEMDFLAEKMTQGVTTVPLSGTLVLEYGTTSENIYAGMDEEYRRYQPALLTWYETAKHAFERGADWQNMGGVENDLNGGLYHFKSKFNPTIEEYVGEFNLPTNPLYHLSNFAYTLRKKYRSKH from the coding sequence TTCTTGGGCAAAGGTTAAAGATAACTGGGACAATGAACGAATTGGTTTTTACAAAAATAATCAATTAGTAGCCTCGGCTAGCATTCTCATCAAGCCACTGCCGCTCAGTATGACCATGCTTTATATTCCGCGTGGTCCTATTATGGACTATCAAGATCAGGAATTGCTACACTTTGTTCTGACTTCTTTAAAAAAATTTGCCAAAACTAAAAAAGCTCTTTTTATCAAGTTTGATCCTAGTCTTTTCTTAGTTCAAAATCAAAGTGGGGAAGAACGACAGGATAATCCAAAAACTCTTGATTTGATTAACAACTTGCAAAAAGCAGGTGCTATCTGGCTTGGACGCACTGAATTATTGGATGAAACCATTCAGCCACGCTTTCAAGCAAATATTTACAAGGATAATTTCAGTGAAGAACTTTTATCGAAAAGCACACGACAAGCTATTCGCACTGCTCGCAACAAAGGTATTCAAGTCCAATTTGGTGGTTCAGAGCTTTTGGACGATTTCTCTGCTTTGATGAAAAAAACAGAAAATCGAAAAAGTATCCATCTGCGTGGTCAAGATTATTATCAAAAACTGCTGGATACTTACCCTGAGCAGTCCTATATCACACTTGCAAGTATTAATTTAAACGAGCGTCTAGAAAATCTCCAAGTACAAAAATCCAAGGCTGAAAAAGAAGCTAGCAAATTTACTGAAAAAACCAAGCCCGGTAAAATTGAAAACAACAAGCAGGAACAAAAACGGCTGCAAGAAGAAATGGATTTCTTAGCAGAAAAAATGACTCAAGGAGTCACAACAGTGCCTCTATCTGGAACTTTGGTTCTCGAATATGGAACTACCTCTGAAAATATCTATGCTGGAATGGACGAAGAATACCGCCGCTACCAGCCAGCCCTCCTCACTTGGTATGAAACCGCAAAGCACGCCTTTGAACGTGGCGCCGATTGGCAAAATATGGGGGGAGTTGAAAACGATCTAAACGGCGGGCTTTATCATTTCAAATCCAAGTTCAATCCAACTATTGAGGAATATGTTGGTGAATTTAACCTCCCAACTAATCCTCTCTATCATCTCTCGAACTTTGCTTATACTTTGAGAAAGAAATACCGCAGCAAACACTAA